A single window of Channa argus isolate prfri chromosome 2, Channa argus male v1.0, whole genome shotgun sequence DNA harbors:
- the kctd3 gene encoding BTB/POZ domain-containing protein KCTD3 isoform X2: protein MRSALFAHRKRSRSDANGTRPSSFSTSRQTLMWIPDSFFSSLLSGRISTLRDETGAIFIDRDPTAFAPILNFLRTKELDLRGVNISILRHEAEFYGITPLVRRLLLCEELDRSSCGSVLFHGYLPPPAIPAHKSNSASAAAGSSSDERPGPSGAEGFTRVGPPPHPSLPGSPGTDDGNKLGPVVDPRKVLIIAGHHNWIVAAYAHFVICYRIKESSGWQQVFSSPYLDWTIERIALNAKVVGGPHGDKDKMVAAASESSIILWSIQDGGSGNEIGVFSLGVPVDDLFFIGNQLVATSHTGKVGVWNAVTQHWQVQDVVPITSCDTAGSFLLLGCNNGSIYYIDMQKFPLRMKDNDLLVTELYHDPSNDAITALSVYLTPKTSVSGNWIEIAYGTSSGAVRVIVQHPETVGSGPQLFQTFTVHRSPVTKIMLSEKHLVSVCADNNHVRTWTVTRFRGMISTQPGSTPLASFKILSLEEAESHGSYCSGNDIGPFGERDDQQVFIQKVIPITNKLFVRLSSTGKRICEVQSVDGTTISCFMVRECEGSSRMGSRPRRYLFTGHGNGSIQMWDLTTAMDTANKGEERKKEDVGGPTEEELLQLLDQCDLSTSRCATPNISPAPSVLHHTRLRESCSSLQLQAQEPVPENLATYGAVRPYRESPLLARARRTESFHSYRDFQNFSLSRGVLDSTGQTPAYGGSHIPDSRRSLCDFGPEDSERRASAMEFWTNRTTGASSNGNVGALTPAGVSLAKAEGGQETLWQPPDSPVPGGDVRRKVHPPEEEGVGSGGDGVKMEGGVRKRGVLEGGFLGRKRAPPVPHLSSLPSGSDGGGSDSSSNASPSPTKLGSSTSPRHRKLAPEPSNQDSSL from the exons ATGCGGAGCGCTCTATTTGCGCACAGAAAACGCAGTCGTAGTGACGCAAACGGCACTAGACCATCCAG TTTCAGCACCTCCAGACAGACTCTGATGTGGATCCCGGACTCGTTCTTCTCAAG TTTGCTGAGTGGAAGGATATCCACTCTTCGGGATGAAACTGGAGCT ATATTTATTGACAGAGACCCTACAGCTTTTGCGCCAATATTGAATTTTCTCCGAACCAAAGAATTGGACCTGCG gGGTGTCAACATCAGCATCCTGCGACATGAAGCAGAGTTTTATGGGATAACTCCTTTAG tGCGGCGCCTGCTGCTGTGTGAGGAACTAGACCGCTCATCGTGTGGTAGTGTTCTCTTCCACGGTTACTTGCCACCCCCAG CCATCCCTGCCCATAAATCAAATTCCGCTTCAGCAGCCGCAGGTTCTTCCTCTGATGAGCGACCGGGTCCAAGTGGAGCAGAGGGCTTTACTCGTGTTGGTCCCCCACCTCACCCTTCACTCCCTGGCTCACCTGGAACAGACGACGGCAACAAACTGG gtcCTGTGGTGGACCCCAGGAAAGTGTTGATTATAGCAGGACACCACAACTGGATTGTAGCAGCTTATGCACACTTTGTCATTTGCTACAG GATAAAGGAATCCTCTGGATGGCAACAGGTGTTTTCCTCCCCCTACCTTGATTGGACCATTGAACGTATCGCTCTTAATGCCAAGGTGGTTGGGGGCCCGCACGGAGACAAGGACAAAATGGTGGCCGCTGCCTCTGAAAGCAGCATCATCCTCTGGAGCATCCAAGACGGAGGCAGCGGTAACGAAATAG GTGTATTCAGTCTCGGTGTACCTGTTGACGATCTCTTCTTCATTGGGAACCAGCTGGTGGCTACAAGCCATACGGGGAAGGTGGGGGTGTGGAATGCTGTCACACAGCACTGGCAG GTTCAAGATGTGGTTCCCATCACCAGCTGTGACACAGCAGGGTCCTTCCTGCTTTTGGGCTGCAACAATGGCTCTATCTACTACATAG ACATGCAAAAATTTCCACTGAGGATGAAGGACAATGATCTTCTGGTGACAGAGCTCTATCACGACCCTTCAAATGACGCCATCACTGCCCTGTCTGTGTACCTCACACCTAAAACCA GTGTGAGTGGGAACTGGATAGAGATTGCCTACGGGACAAGCAGCGGTGCAGTCCGGGTGATCGTGCAGCACCCAGAGACGGTGGGATCGGGCCCGCAGCTCTTTCAGACATTCACTGTGCACAGGAGTCCGGTGACAAAGATTATGCTGTCTGAGAAACATCTGGTGTCGG tgtgtgcgGACAACAACCATGTTCGGACATGGACGGTGACCCGATTCAGAGGGATGATCTCCACCCAGCCTGGGTCCACCCCTCTGGCTTCTTTCAAGATACTGTCCCTGGAGGAGGCGGAGAGTCATGGGAGCTACTGTTCAGGGAATGATATag GTCCATTTGGAGAGAGAGATGATCAGCAGGTCTTCATCCAGAAGGTCATCCCCATCACCAACAAACTGTTTGTGAGACTCTCGTCAACTGGAAAAAG gaTCTGTGAAGTGCAGTCAGTGGACGGGACCACCATCTCTTGCTTCATGGTGCGGGAGTGCGAGGGTTCCAGTCGGATGGGGTCACGACCTCGGCGCTACCTGTTTACTGGCCATGGCAACGGCAGCATCCAAATGTGGGACCTGACTACTGCCATGGATACGGCTAacaaaggagaggagaggaagaaagagg atGTAGGTGGCCCTACAgaggaggagctgctgcagctgttggaCCAGTGTGACTTGAGCACCTCCCGCTGTGCTACACCAAATATTAGCCCTGCCCCCTCTGTGCTGCACCACACGCGCCTGCGAGAGTCCTGCTCCAG TCTGCAGTTACAGGCCCAGGAGCCCGTACCTGAGAACCTGGCTACTTACGGAGCTGTTCGACCCTACAGGGAGAGCCCCCTGCTGGCTCGTGCTCGACGAACTGAGTCCTTCCACAGCTACcg AGACTTCCAGAACTTTAGCCTGAGTCGAGGTGTCCTGGATAGCACAGGTCAGACACCGGCCTATGGTGGCAGCCATATCCCAGACAGCCGCCGATCACTCTGCGACTTTGGGCCTGAGGACAGTGAGAGGAGGGCCTCAGCCATGGAGTTCTGGACTAACCGAACCACCGGTGCAAGCTCCAACGGAAATGTCGGAGCTTTGACTCCCGCCGGTGTTTCTTTGGCGAAGGCAGAAGGAGGTCAAGAAACTCTGTGGCAGCCTCCAGACAGCCCCGTTCCTGGTGGTGATGTCAGGCGAAAGGTGCACCCGCCAGAGGAGGAGGGTGTGGGATCGGGGGGAGACGGGGTGAAGATGGAGGGAGGTGTGAGGAAGAGGGGTGTACTAGAAGGAGGCTTTCTAGGGAGGAAGAGGGCTCCGCCAGTTCCGCACCTCTCTTCCCTTCCCTCGGGATCTGACGGCGGAGGGAGTGACTCATCTTCGAACGCCTCCCCCTCCCCAACCAAACTGGGCTCGTCCACGTCGCCGCGACACAGGAAGCTGGCCCCTGAGCCATCCAATCAGGACAGCAGCCTGTGA
- the kctd3 gene encoding BTB/POZ domain-containing protein KCTD3 isoform X1 encodes MAESGNIPAPGMGEIIQLNVGGTRFSTSRQTLMWIPDSFFSSLLSGRISTLRDETGAIFIDRDPTAFAPILNFLRTKELDLRGVNISILRHEAEFYGITPLVRRLLLCEELDRSSCGSVLFHGYLPPPAIPAHKSNSASAAAGSSSDERPGPSGAEGFTRVGPPPHPSLPGSPGTDDGNKLGPVVDPRKVLIIAGHHNWIVAAYAHFVICYRIKESSGWQQVFSSPYLDWTIERIALNAKVVGGPHGDKDKMVAAASESSIILWSIQDGGSGNEIGVFSLGVPVDDLFFIGNQLVATSHTGKVGVWNAVTQHWQVQDVVPITSCDTAGSFLLLGCNNGSIYYIDMQKFPLRMKDNDLLVTELYHDPSNDAITALSVYLTPKTSVSGNWIEIAYGTSSGAVRVIVQHPETVGSGPQLFQTFTVHRSPVTKIMLSEKHLVSVCADNNHVRTWTVTRFRGMISTQPGSTPLASFKILSLEEAESHGSYCSGNDIGPFGERDDQQVFIQKVIPITNKLFVRLSSTGKRICEVQSVDGTTISCFMVRECEGSSRMGSRPRRYLFTGHGNGSIQMWDLTTAMDTANKGEERKKEDVGGPTEEELLQLLDQCDLSTSRCATPNISPAPSVLHHTRLRESCSSLQLQAQEPVPENLATYGAVRPYRESPLLARARRTESFHSYRDFQNFSLSRGVLDSTGQTPAYGGSHIPDSRRSLCDFGPEDSERRASAMEFWTNRTTGASSNGNVGALTPAGVSLAKAEGGQETLWQPPDSPVPGGDVRRKVHPPEEEGVGSGGDGVKMEGGVRKRGVLEGGFLGRKRAPPVPHLSSLPSGSDGGGSDSSSNASPSPTKLGSSTSPRHRKLAPEPSNQDSSL; translated from the exons ATGGCTGAGAGTGGGAACATTCCAGCGCCGGGGATGGGAGAGATCATCCAGTTAAACGTCGGGGGGACACG TTTCAGCACCTCCAGACAGACTCTGATGTGGATCCCGGACTCGTTCTTCTCAAG TTTGCTGAGTGGAAGGATATCCACTCTTCGGGATGAAACTGGAGCT ATATTTATTGACAGAGACCCTACAGCTTTTGCGCCAATATTGAATTTTCTCCGAACCAAAGAATTGGACCTGCG gGGTGTCAACATCAGCATCCTGCGACATGAAGCAGAGTTTTATGGGATAACTCCTTTAG tGCGGCGCCTGCTGCTGTGTGAGGAACTAGACCGCTCATCGTGTGGTAGTGTTCTCTTCCACGGTTACTTGCCACCCCCAG CCATCCCTGCCCATAAATCAAATTCCGCTTCAGCAGCCGCAGGTTCTTCCTCTGATGAGCGACCGGGTCCAAGTGGAGCAGAGGGCTTTACTCGTGTTGGTCCCCCACCTCACCCTTCACTCCCTGGCTCACCTGGAACAGACGACGGCAACAAACTGG gtcCTGTGGTGGACCCCAGGAAAGTGTTGATTATAGCAGGACACCACAACTGGATTGTAGCAGCTTATGCACACTTTGTCATTTGCTACAG GATAAAGGAATCCTCTGGATGGCAACAGGTGTTTTCCTCCCCCTACCTTGATTGGACCATTGAACGTATCGCTCTTAATGCCAAGGTGGTTGGGGGCCCGCACGGAGACAAGGACAAAATGGTGGCCGCTGCCTCTGAAAGCAGCATCATCCTCTGGAGCATCCAAGACGGAGGCAGCGGTAACGAAATAG GTGTATTCAGTCTCGGTGTACCTGTTGACGATCTCTTCTTCATTGGGAACCAGCTGGTGGCTACAAGCCATACGGGGAAGGTGGGGGTGTGGAATGCTGTCACACAGCACTGGCAG GTTCAAGATGTGGTTCCCATCACCAGCTGTGACACAGCAGGGTCCTTCCTGCTTTTGGGCTGCAACAATGGCTCTATCTACTACATAG ACATGCAAAAATTTCCACTGAGGATGAAGGACAATGATCTTCTGGTGACAGAGCTCTATCACGACCCTTCAAATGACGCCATCACTGCCCTGTCTGTGTACCTCACACCTAAAACCA GTGTGAGTGGGAACTGGATAGAGATTGCCTACGGGACAAGCAGCGGTGCAGTCCGGGTGATCGTGCAGCACCCAGAGACGGTGGGATCGGGCCCGCAGCTCTTTCAGACATTCACTGTGCACAGGAGTCCGGTGACAAAGATTATGCTGTCTGAGAAACATCTGGTGTCGG tgtgtgcgGACAACAACCATGTTCGGACATGGACGGTGACCCGATTCAGAGGGATGATCTCCACCCAGCCTGGGTCCACCCCTCTGGCTTCTTTCAAGATACTGTCCCTGGAGGAGGCGGAGAGTCATGGGAGCTACTGTTCAGGGAATGATATag GTCCATTTGGAGAGAGAGATGATCAGCAGGTCTTCATCCAGAAGGTCATCCCCATCACCAACAAACTGTTTGTGAGACTCTCGTCAACTGGAAAAAG gaTCTGTGAAGTGCAGTCAGTGGACGGGACCACCATCTCTTGCTTCATGGTGCGGGAGTGCGAGGGTTCCAGTCGGATGGGGTCACGACCTCGGCGCTACCTGTTTACTGGCCATGGCAACGGCAGCATCCAAATGTGGGACCTGACTACTGCCATGGATACGGCTAacaaaggagaggagaggaagaaagagg atGTAGGTGGCCCTACAgaggaggagctgctgcagctgttggaCCAGTGTGACTTGAGCACCTCCCGCTGTGCTACACCAAATATTAGCCCTGCCCCCTCTGTGCTGCACCACACGCGCCTGCGAGAGTCCTGCTCCAG TCTGCAGTTACAGGCCCAGGAGCCCGTACCTGAGAACCTGGCTACTTACGGAGCTGTTCGACCCTACAGGGAGAGCCCCCTGCTGGCTCGTGCTCGACGAACTGAGTCCTTCCACAGCTACcg AGACTTCCAGAACTTTAGCCTGAGTCGAGGTGTCCTGGATAGCACAGGTCAGACACCGGCCTATGGTGGCAGCCATATCCCAGACAGCCGCCGATCACTCTGCGACTTTGGGCCTGAGGACAGTGAGAGGAGGGCCTCAGCCATGGAGTTCTGGACTAACCGAACCACCGGTGCAAGCTCCAACGGAAATGTCGGAGCTTTGACTCCCGCCGGTGTTTCTTTGGCGAAGGCAGAAGGAGGTCAAGAAACTCTGTGGCAGCCTCCAGACAGCCCCGTTCCTGGTGGTGATGTCAGGCGAAAGGTGCACCCGCCAGAGGAGGAGGGTGTGGGATCGGGGGGAGACGGGGTGAAGATGGAGGGAGGTGTGAGGAAGAGGGGTGTACTAGAAGGAGGCTTTCTAGGGAGGAAGAGGGCTCCGCCAGTTCCGCACCTCTCTTCCCTTCCCTCGGGATCTGACGGCGGAGGGAGTGACTCATCTTCGAACGCCTCCCCCTCCCCAACCAAACTGGGCTCGTCCACGTCGCCGCGACACAGGAAGCTGGCCCCTGAGCCATCCAATCAGGACAGCAGCCTGTGA
- the kctd3 gene encoding BTB/POZ domain-containing protein KCTD3 isoform X3 — protein sequence MKLELGVNISILRHEAEFYGITPLVRRLLLCEELDRSSCGSVLFHGYLPPPAIPAHKSNSASAAAGSSSDERPGPSGAEGFTRVGPPPHPSLPGSPGTDDGNKLGPVVDPRKVLIIAGHHNWIVAAYAHFVICYRIKESSGWQQVFSSPYLDWTIERIALNAKVVGGPHGDKDKMVAAASESSIILWSIQDGGSGNEIGVFSLGVPVDDLFFIGNQLVATSHTGKVGVWNAVTQHWQVQDVVPITSCDTAGSFLLLGCNNGSIYYIDMQKFPLRMKDNDLLVTELYHDPSNDAITALSVYLTPKTSVSGNWIEIAYGTSSGAVRVIVQHPETVGSGPQLFQTFTVHRSPVTKIMLSEKHLVSVCADNNHVRTWTVTRFRGMISTQPGSTPLASFKILSLEEAESHGSYCSGNDIGPFGERDDQQVFIQKVIPITNKLFVRLSSTGKRICEVQSVDGTTISCFMVRECEGSSRMGSRPRRYLFTGHGNGSIQMWDLTTAMDTANKGEERKKEDVGGPTEEELLQLLDQCDLSTSRCATPNISPAPSVLHHTRLRESCSSLQLQAQEPVPENLATYGAVRPYRESPLLARARRTESFHSYRDFQNFSLSRGVLDSTGQTPAYGGSHIPDSRRSLCDFGPEDSERRASAMEFWTNRTTGASSNGNVGALTPAGVSLAKAEGGQETLWQPPDSPVPGGDVRRKVHPPEEEGVGSGGDGVKMEGGVRKRGVLEGGFLGRKRAPPVPHLSSLPSGSDGGGSDSSSNASPSPTKLGSSTSPRHRKLAPEPSNQDSSL from the exons ATGAAACTGGAGCT gGGTGTCAACATCAGCATCCTGCGACATGAAGCAGAGTTTTATGGGATAACTCCTTTAG tGCGGCGCCTGCTGCTGTGTGAGGAACTAGACCGCTCATCGTGTGGTAGTGTTCTCTTCCACGGTTACTTGCCACCCCCAG CCATCCCTGCCCATAAATCAAATTCCGCTTCAGCAGCCGCAGGTTCTTCCTCTGATGAGCGACCGGGTCCAAGTGGAGCAGAGGGCTTTACTCGTGTTGGTCCCCCACCTCACCCTTCACTCCCTGGCTCACCTGGAACAGACGACGGCAACAAACTGG gtcCTGTGGTGGACCCCAGGAAAGTGTTGATTATAGCAGGACACCACAACTGGATTGTAGCAGCTTATGCACACTTTGTCATTTGCTACAG GATAAAGGAATCCTCTGGATGGCAACAGGTGTTTTCCTCCCCCTACCTTGATTGGACCATTGAACGTATCGCTCTTAATGCCAAGGTGGTTGGGGGCCCGCACGGAGACAAGGACAAAATGGTGGCCGCTGCCTCTGAAAGCAGCATCATCCTCTGGAGCATCCAAGACGGAGGCAGCGGTAACGAAATAG GTGTATTCAGTCTCGGTGTACCTGTTGACGATCTCTTCTTCATTGGGAACCAGCTGGTGGCTACAAGCCATACGGGGAAGGTGGGGGTGTGGAATGCTGTCACACAGCACTGGCAG GTTCAAGATGTGGTTCCCATCACCAGCTGTGACACAGCAGGGTCCTTCCTGCTTTTGGGCTGCAACAATGGCTCTATCTACTACATAG ACATGCAAAAATTTCCACTGAGGATGAAGGACAATGATCTTCTGGTGACAGAGCTCTATCACGACCCTTCAAATGACGCCATCACTGCCCTGTCTGTGTACCTCACACCTAAAACCA GTGTGAGTGGGAACTGGATAGAGATTGCCTACGGGACAAGCAGCGGTGCAGTCCGGGTGATCGTGCAGCACCCAGAGACGGTGGGATCGGGCCCGCAGCTCTTTCAGACATTCACTGTGCACAGGAGTCCGGTGACAAAGATTATGCTGTCTGAGAAACATCTGGTGTCGG tgtgtgcgGACAACAACCATGTTCGGACATGGACGGTGACCCGATTCAGAGGGATGATCTCCACCCAGCCTGGGTCCACCCCTCTGGCTTCTTTCAAGATACTGTCCCTGGAGGAGGCGGAGAGTCATGGGAGCTACTGTTCAGGGAATGATATag GTCCATTTGGAGAGAGAGATGATCAGCAGGTCTTCATCCAGAAGGTCATCCCCATCACCAACAAACTGTTTGTGAGACTCTCGTCAACTGGAAAAAG gaTCTGTGAAGTGCAGTCAGTGGACGGGACCACCATCTCTTGCTTCATGGTGCGGGAGTGCGAGGGTTCCAGTCGGATGGGGTCACGACCTCGGCGCTACCTGTTTACTGGCCATGGCAACGGCAGCATCCAAATGTGGGACCTGACTACTGCCATGGATACGGCTAacaaaggagaggagaggaagaaagagg atGTAGGTGGCCCTACAgaggaggagctgctgcagctgttggaCCAGTGTGACTTGAGCACCTCCCGCTGTGCTACACCAAATATTAGCCCTGCCCCCTCTGTGCTGCACCACACGCGCCTGCGAGAGTCCTGCTCCAG TCTGCAGTTACAGGCCCAGGAGCCCGTACCTGAGAACCTGGCTACTTACGGAGCTGTTCGACCCTACAGGGAGAGCCCCCTGCTGGCTCGTGCTCGACGAACTGAGTCCTTCCACAGCTACcg AGACTTCCAGAACTTTAGCCTGAGTCGAGGTGTCCTGGATAGCACAGGTCAGACACCGGCCTATGGTGGCAGCCATATCCCAGACAGCCGCCGATCACTCTGCGACTTTGGGCCTGAGGACAGTGAGAGGAGGGCCTCAGCCATGGAGTTCTGGACTAACCGAACCACCGGTGCAAGCTCCAACGGAAATGTCGGAGCTTTGACTCCCGCCGGTGTTTCTTTGGCGAAGGCAGAAGGAGGTCAAGAAACTCTGTGGCAGCCTCCAGACAGCCCCGTTCCTGGTGGTGATGTCAGGCGAAAGGTGCACCCGCCAGAGGAGGAGGGTGTGGGATCGGGGGGAGACGGGGTGAAGATGGAGGGAGGTGTGAGGAAGAGGGGTGTACTAGAAGGAGGCTTTCTAGGGAGGAAGAGGGCTCCGCCAGTTCCGCACCTCTCTTCCCTTCCCTCGGGATCTGACGGCGGAGGGAGTGACTCATCTTCGAACGCCTCCCCCTCCCCAACCAAACTGGGCTCGTCCACGTCGCCGCGACACAGGAAGCTGGCCCCTGAGCCATCCAATCAGGACAGCAGCCTGTGA